A genomic stretch from Thermoproteales archaeon includes:
- a CDS encoding sugar ABC transporter permease: protein MLLMFVIGPTIYTIYMSFLDWSGGPREFIGLDNYVEVLTRKTIINYGRSLLDGPPYGALVHNAIWILIHVPLSTVLGLVLAVIFKNVKGGTILKSIIFLGMVTPMVVGGIMLRFIYDADAGILNAVLKAVGLGDIVRTWTAYPDTALISLILGSVWIWTGFSMIVYSAGLETIPPELIEAAKVDGASGFLIFRKIIIPLLKPATIVVVTMSVLWALKVFDIVYVVTLGGPGAASTVLALEMYMDAFFKIPSNYGTASAIATLLTLITLGFAVYIIRYMVVR from the coding sequence ATGTTACTTATGTTTGTGATAGGGCCGACGATCTACACTATTTATATGAGCTTTCTCGATTGGAGCGGTGGGCCAAGAGAATTTATAGGGTTAGATAACTACGTCGAGGTTCTCACGCGGAAGACTATAATAAACTATGGCAGATCTTTACTGGATGGCCCGCCGTATGGAGCACTTGTGCATAACGCTATATGGATTTTAATACATGTTCCCTTATCTACAGTTCTAGGGCTTGTACTAGCTGTTATTTTTAAAAATGTCAAGGGAGGGACTATACTAAAATCAATAATTTTCCTCGGCATGGTAACTCCAATGGTTGTTGGCGGTATCATGCTACGCTTTATATACGACGCCGATGCTGGCATTTTAAATGCCGTACTTAAGGCGGTTGGGCTAGGAGACATTGTTAGAACGTGGACCGCCTATCCAGACACTGCCCTAATCTCTTTAATATTGGGTTCTGTTTGGATATGGACTGGATTTAGCATGATAGTATATTCTGCTGGCCTCGAAACTATTCCCCCAGAACTAATAGAAGCAGCTAAAGTTGATGGAGCGTCTGGCTTTTTAATATTTAGGAAGATAATAATTCCTCTCTTGAAACCAGCGACTATAGTAGTCGTAACTATGAGCGTTCTATGGGCGTTAAAGGTTTTTGATATAGTTTACGTCGTCACGCTTGGAGGTCCTGGAGCTGCTTCGACTGTTCTCGCTCTTGAAATGTATATGGACGCTTTCTTTAAAATACCGTCAAATTACGGGACTGCGTCGGCAATAGCTACTTTATTGACGTTAATTACTCTCGGCTTTGCCGTTTACATTATAAGGTATATGGTGGTGCGATGA
- a CDS encoding carbohydrate ABC transporter substrate-binding protein gives MEQKAIVGIIASFIIGLLIGTFVIAPLVMKPAPPPKEEVELVVFSLWGGTEEENFLKALKAFEEKTGIKVKHVSQTTEGLQVGIPTQFAAGKTVADLIVAPWPAWIRELGKAGHLLEVTDLIDPTKYPKDYIDMVTVDGKIYAAPFKAWAKPGFWYKKSFFEKHGLTPPKTWDEFLDLLEKLKNIPGIEAPIASGDGVGWPLSDVTEAFIINRGSPELQLKLISGEISFDDPEVKAVFEELADLISKGYFSTPDEWTSQIDKLWNEKYGIYFMGNWMSVMPQVKDVNDLGFFPFPEAKGVVAGGDWVIIPKYTEHPEEAKKLLQFLAGPEGQKIMVEQGGFLGTHADVPADAYKPADKAVVDFMKTVKVVPDLDDAIGGDFQRTFWDQLKLLWVQPDALDTVLDNLKESHLKTLGKA, from the coding sequence ATGGAACAAAAGGCAATAGTTGGTATTATAGCATCTTTTATTATTGGATTGTTGATAGGCACCTTTGTTATCGCTCCGTTAGTAATGAAACCTGCTCCTCCGCCTAAAGAAGAAGTTGAACTAGTTGTTTTCAGCCTTTGGGGAGGAACAGAAGAAGAAAACTTTTTAAAAGCTCTCAAAGCATTTGAAGAGAAAACAGGCATTAAGGTTAAGCACGTATCGCAAACAACTGAAGGCTTACAGGTGGGCATTCCTACTCAGTTTGCTGCTGGGAAAACAGTTGCAGATTTAATTGTTGCGCCCTGGCCGGCTTGGATCCGTGAGCTGGGGAAAGCTGGTCACTTGCTTGAAGTAACGGATTTGATAGATCCAACCAAGTATCCTAAAGATTATATAGATATGGTTACGGTCGATGGTAAGATATACGCTGCTCCGTTCAAGGCATGGGCTAAACCAGGCTTCTGGTATAAGAAATCCTTCTTTGAGAAGCATGGCTTGACTCCTCCAAAAACATGGGATGAATTTTTAGACTTGCTGGAGAAATTAAAGAACATTCCGGGAATTGAAGCTCCTATAGCCAGCGGAGACGGCGTAGGGTGGCCGTTATCCGATGTGACTGAGGCGTTTATAATAAATCGTGGAAGCCCGGAGCTTCAGCTGAAGCTAATCTCTGGAGAAATCTCGTTCGATGATCCTGAAGTTAAGGCTGTATTTGAGGAGCTTGCAGATCTGATATCAAAAGGATACTTCAGCACTCCGGATGAATGGACATCGCAAATAGACAAGCTATGGAACGAGAAGTATGGAATATACTTCATGGGTAACTGGATGAGCGTGATGCCGCAAGTTAAGGACGTTAACGATCTCGGGTTCTTCCCGTTTCCAGAAGCTAAAGGCGTTGTAGCGGGCGGAGACTGGGTTATAATACCAAAATATACAGAACATCCCGAAGAAGCGAAAAAGCTGTTACAGTTCCTTGCAGGACCGGAAGGACAAAAAATAATGGTCGAACAGGGAGGATTTTTGGGAACTCACGCCGACGTCCCAGCCGATGCTTACAAGCCAGCGGATAAAGCTGTCGTAGATTTTATGAAAACCGTCAAGGTTGTTCCAGACCTCGACGATGCTATTGGAGGAGATTTCCAGAGAACGTTCTGGGATCAGCTAAAACTTCTATGGGTTCAACCGGACGCATTAGATACTGTATTGGACAATCTAAAAGAAAGCCATCTGAAAACTCTCGGTAAAGCTTAG
- a CDS encoding TrmB family transcriptional regulator: protein MLFYKYGELTNELKNKLSSLGLSSYEISAYVALLKSGTLSASELVKRTGIPHSRVYDISRRLSEKGLIEIVDGKPRKFKLIDPDIALRAFVEREKNKLKKICDDALNLIKLVTLSSGLEEKTTWVVEAKFIEIIPPLIEKTEYQLLLAAPAILINKLKEKLGMAASKGVNITTVIYGDSKLKRYFVEKEIELYIRKASSLNIALIDSSTGVLSDPHVNYSILTTEPIFVRALMDLFYSSLINTSTLVYRPAILRGKFASIWSIIHKLQKGEKLRVKGFEVKTGREVIVEGVVKNKVIDNGIASIILQTNNGVVKVGGIGAMLEDIEGLVFEIIS from the coding sequence ATGTTATTTTATAAATATGGAGAATTAACTAATGAGCTTAAAAACAAGCTTTCTAGCCTAGGCTTAAGCTCGTATGAAATAAGCGCCTATGTCGCGCTACTAAAAAGCGGTACTCTAAGCGCGAGCGAACTTGTTAAAAGAACCGGCATCCCCCACAGTAGAGTATATGATATATCGCGGAGACTCAGCGAAAAAGGCTTAATTGAAATTGTCGATGGAAAACCGAGAAAATTCAAACTTATAGACCCCGATATCGCGCTTCGAGCTTTCGTAGAAAGAGAAAAAAACAAGCTTAAAAAAATCTGCGATGACGCTCTTAACCTAATAAAACTCGTGACTCTAAGCAGCGGATTAGAAGAAAAGACGACATGGGTAGTTGAAGCCAAGTTCATTGAGATAATCCCGCCACTAATAGAAAAAACTGAGTATCAATTATTGCTGGCTGCGCCCGCCATTCTCATTAACAAGCTTAAGGAAAAGCTAGGCATGGCGGCGAGTAAAGGGGTGAATATTACTACCGTAATTTACGGCGACTCGAAGCTAAAGAGGTACTTTGTCGAGAAGGAAATAGAATTATATATAAGAAAAGCCTCCTCCCTCAACATTGCCTTAATAGATTCTTCAACAGGGGTTCTCAGCGATCCTCACGTTAACTATTCTATTCTAACAACCGAGCCAATATTTGTAAGAGCTTTAATGGATCTATTTTACAGCTCTCTCATCAACACGTCAACGCTAGTTTATAGACCAGCAATTTTAAGGGGTAAGTTTGCGTCAATATGGTCGATAATTCACAAGCTACAGAAGGGAGAAAAGCTCAGGGTTAAAGGCTTCGAAGTAAAAACTGGTAGAGAGGTTATAGTGGAAGGAGTGGTTAAAAATAAGGTTATAGATAATGGAATAGCATCCATTATCCTACAAACAAACAATGGAGTTGTTAAGGTGGGCGGTATAGGCGCGATGCTAGAAGATATTGAAGGATTAGTTTTTGAGATAATTTCTTAG
- a CDS encoding ECF transporter S component, whose protein sequence is MLKLDSKTISITVVFTALIALTTVGFQISIPETQGYFNLGEIVVYMATLLFGPTVGCIAGEVGSALADMCGILRLCSCHAVIKGVERFYSRLSI, encoded by the coding sequence ATGCTAAAATTGGATTCAAAGACTATATCTATAACGGTTGTTTTCACGGCATTGATAGCTTTAACGACTGTTGGTTTTCAAATCAGCATTCCAGAAACTCAAGGATATTTCAACTTGGGCGAAATCGTGGTATATATGGCCACGCTATTGTTTGGGCCTACGGTAGGGTGTATAGCTGGTGAAGTGGGCTCGGCACTAGCGGACATGTGCGGGATATTACGTTTATGCTCCTGCCACGCTGTAATTAAAGGAGTGGAAAGGTTTTATAGTAGGCTATCTATCTAG
- a CDS encoding AIR synthase family protein, giving the protein MIEGKLPPDLLEKCLSIVRKDDPRIVTGPQIGEDAALIDIGDKLLVIHSDPITGAVTRIGWYAVHIVANDIATRGARPIWFLPVIMLPLGWEDRVEEIFRDMRKAVDELDACIVGGHTEFTLGLNRPIISMTALGEVEKTKYVTTKNCRPGDDIILTKGVAIEGTSIIANELYDYLKDKVSGQVLQRAKALSEQISVVKDALIAINSGEVHSMHDPTEGGVANGLLELSLASGYGFVAYEESMIILPETEIILDVVKADPLTTISSGSLLIVSPAESTEKIIKNLEKEGIRASKIGKIVEDPSRRVIIRRDRRKMEVTDYIKEDLWSVLEKILKRI; this is encoded by the coding sequence TTGATTGAGGGTAAGCTACCTCCAGATTTATTAGAAAAATGCTTGAGTATAGTAAGGAAGGACGATCCTAGAATTGTGACGGGTCCTCAAATAGGTGAAGATGCGGCGTTGATAGATATTGGTGATAAGCTGCTTGTGATACATTCAGATCCTATAACTGGTGCGGTGACGAGGATAGGATGGTATGCTGTGCACATTGTGGCTAATGATATAGCGACTAGAGGTGCTAGGCCGATTTGGTTCCTTCCGGTTATTATGCTTCCATTAGGTTGGGAAGATCGGGTGGAGGAGATTTTTAGAGATATGAGAAAGGCGGTTGATGAGCTAGATGCATGTATCGTAGGTGGACATACCGAGTTCACGCTGGGTTTAAACAGGCCGATAATATCGATGACAGCGCTTGGAGAAGTTGAAAAAACGAAATACGTTACGACGAAAAACTGTAGACCGGGAGACGATATAATCTTGACAAAGGGCGTAGCTATAGAGGGGACTTCGATAATAGCGAACGAGTTGTATGACTATTTAAAAGATAAGGTTAGTGGGCAGGTTCTTCAGAGAGCGAAGGCTTTATCAGAGCAGATAAGCGTGGTGAAAGACGCGTTAATAGCGATTAATAGTGGCGAGGTTCACTCAATGCACGATCCGACGGAAGGAGGTGTAGCAAACGGGTTGCTGGAATTGTCGCTTGCATCTGGCTACGGCTTTGTAGCATACGAGGAAAGTATGATAATTCTACCGGAGACAGAAATCATTCTAGATGTTGTAAAAGCAGATCCGTTAACAACAATTAGTTCAGGAAGCTTGCTGATCGTATCGCCAGCAGAATCGACTGAAAAAATAATAAAAAATCTTGAAAAGGAAGGTATAAGAGCTTCGAAAATAGGGAAAATTGTCGAAGATCCAAGTAGGAGGGTGATTATCAGGAGAGATCGCCGAAAAATGGAAGTGACGGATTATATAAAAGAAGACCTGTGGAGCGTCCTAGAGAAAATATTAAAAAGAATATAG
- a CDS encoding carbohydrate ABC transporter permease has translation MKLRKETIIVHAIAWAISLIWIIPFVGIFVTSIRPYEEIVSGWWNIEKLTLTLENYVYVWNYRTAPIGRAFVNSFIIAIPSTIIPILVASLAAYGFSRFRFPLRDLLFLTIVVFMSLPQQMVILPVFLLEVNLGLWNTHTGLILLHSAFGLPWIILFLRNFFMTLPIEIEEAARIDGASDIQIFFRIVLPISLPALVSIATLQFNWVWNDFFFALVLLATPDKFVVTQTIPMLKGRYFIRWDHMAAASVLAMSMPLLVFALLQKYYLRGVVGGTIKG, from the coding sequence ATGAAGCTGCGGAAGGAAACAATTATAGTCCATGCGATAGCTTGGGCAATATCACTGATCTGGATAATTCCATTTGTAGGTATTTTCGTAACTTCAATTAGACCCTACGAGGAAATTGTGAGTGGATGGTGGAATATAGAGAAATTAACCTTAACGTTGGAAAATTACGTTTACGTATGGAATTATAGAACTGCGCCTATCGGACGTGCATTTGTGAATTCTTTCATTATCGCGATACCATCAACTATTATACCAATATTAGTTGCTTCATTAGCGGCATACGGTTTTTCGAGATTTCGCTTTCCTCTGAGAGATTTACTTTTTTTAACCATCGTTGTTTTCATGAGCCTGCCTCAGCAAATGGTGATACTTCCTGTCTTTCTACTTGAAGTAAATCTTGGTCTCTGGAATACACATACGGGTCTTATATTGCTTCATTCTGCCTTTGGCCTTCCCTGGATCATACTGTTTTTAAGAAACTTCTTTATGACGCTGCCGATTGAGATAGAAGAGGCAGCGCGTATTGACGGAGCATCTGATATCCAGATATTTTTCAGGATAGTCTTGCCTATATCTTTGCCAGCGCTAGTGTCAATAGCAACTCTACAGTTTAATTGGGTATGGAATGATTTCTTCTTCGCGCTGGTGCTTTTAGCTACGCCAGATAAATTCGTTGTAACGCAGACTATACCTATGCTCAAAGGGAGGTATTTTATAAGATGGGATCATATGGCCGCAGCTTCCGTGCTCGCCATGTCTATGCCTTTGCTAGTGTTTGCTTTACTACAGAAGTATTATTTGAGAGGCGTGGTTGGAGGAACAATTAAAGGATAA
- a CDS encoding pyridoxal-phosphate dependent enzyme, producing MSMSFKEKRLYYKCDKCGWSKNFIKGFYTSCEVCNEAISLEYNIDLNNTLNLSGKSAGVWRYSSLLPDFSQKTTLGEGGTFLSKAKRLRQVFKLKNLFIKDERTNPTGAFTDRGAAVVAAAALHYGFRELWSFTGGDIAASLAAYAAASGLKLTVNFEDHPQIEKLYQVVFFGGEVRRFKKAKAGAYNVTPKDPFLVEGYKTIAFELFEDLSEVDVVVIPVGHGVLAFSIWKGFNELKRFGFIEKLPRIVGVQASGCKPIVDAFEMGLEKPVECKECYTIARELLVKYPLRGKDVLKALRDSRGYAVAVDDADIVDSLKMLAKYEGLLVETASAAVVAGLKKLLEEKIVDRDEVVVLIATGAGIKHPQTLLRILEMDDRKTLPHIGKTSLRILSLLSENESHGYAIWRWLAEKYNISKPAVYYHLKRLEELGLIRKLSFPDRKIYVITEKGLKVVKKLKSR from the coding sequence ATGTCTATGAGCTTTAAAGAAAAAAGATTATACTATAAATGCGATAAATGCGGCTGGTCGAAAAATTTTATCAAGGGATTTTACACAAGTTGCGAAGTTTGCAATGAAGCTATATCTCTTGAATATAACATTGATCTCAATAATACCCTTAATCTTTCCGGAAAATCAGCCGGAGTGTGGCGGTATTCTTCTTTATTACCTGATTTTTCTCAAAAAACAACTTTGGGCGAGGGAGGGACTTTTCTTAGTAAAGCCAAAAGGTTAAGACAGGTTTTCAAATTAAAAAACCTGTTTATAAAAGATGAAAGAACAAATCCTACAGGCGCCTTCACGGATAGGGGGGCTGCCGTGGTCGCTGCTGCTGCATTGCATTATGGCTTTAGAGAACTATGGTCTTTTACTGGTGGCGACATAGCCGCTTCCTTAGCGGCTTACGCCGCTGCTTCTGGTTTAAAATTAACTGTAAATTTTGAGGATCATCCTCAAATTGAAAAATTATACCAAGTAGTATTTTTTGGCGGTGAAGTTCGTAGATTTAAGAAAGCGAAAGCGGGCGCTTACAATGTTACTCCAAAAGATCCTTTTCTGGTCGAAGGCTATAAGACTATAGCCTTCGAATTATTTGAGGATTTAAGCGAGGTTGACGTTGTCGTTATTCCGGTAGGCCATGGTGTTCTAGCGTTTTCCATATGGAAAGGATTTAATGAATTGAAGCGTTTTGGATTTATTGAAAAACTGCCGAGGATCGTTGGAGTTCAGGCTTCGGGTTGTAAGCCCATAGTGGATGCTTTTGAAATGGGATTGGAAAAGCCTGTAGAATGCAAAGAATGCTATACTATCGCGAGAGAATTATTGGTAAAGTATCCGTTGAGAGGAAAAGATGTCTTGAAAGCTTTAAGGGATAGCCGTGGCTACGCCGTAGCTGTCGACGACGCGGACATAGTCGATAGCTTGAAGATGCTGGCGAAATACGAGGGGTTACTCGTCGAAACAGCCTCGGCCGCTGTTGTCGCTGGCTTAAAAAAACTACTTGAGGAAAAGATTGTGGATAGAGACGAGGTAGTAGTGCTAATAGCTACTGGTGCTGGCATAAAACATCCTCAAACGCTTTTGAGAATACTGGAGATGGACGATAGAAAAACACTGCCACATATTGGCAAAACAAGCCTTAGAATTCTCAGCTTATTATCGGAGAACGAATCTCATGGTTATGCAATATGGAGATGGCTGGCTGAAAAGTATAATATTTCAAAACCCGCCGTGTACTATCACTTGAAAAGATTGGAAGAACTGGGTTTAATAAGAAAGCTTTCTTTCCCTGATAGGAAAATCTACGTAATCACAGAAAAGGGTTTGAAGGTTGTTAAAAAACTAAAATCTAGATAA